A window of Acidobacteriota bacterium genomic DNA:
GGCGGCGACCGAGGTGGCTCTCGTCTCAGGTCTCGATCCGGCCGCACGCGATCTCGAGGGTTACTTGTTTCCCGATACCTACGCGTTGCCGCGCCGCGCCACAGCATCGGATCTGGTCCGCAGGATGGTGGCGCGCTTCGAGACGGTCTTCTCCCCAGCATTACGCGAGGCCGCCGTGTCGCTCGGGATGTCGCCGCGCGAGGTTGTGATTCTCGCGTCAATGGTCGAGAAGGAGACGGCGCGTGCGGACGAGCGGGCGAGCGTGGCGGCAGTGTACCTGAACCGTCTGCGGGCGGGGATGGGACTGCAGTGCGATCCGACCGTCATCTACGCCCTCGAGCGGGCTGGGCGCTATCACGGCAATCTCACCCACGCGGATCTCAGCTTCAATTCGCCATACAACACGTACCGCTATCCCGGTCTTCCCCCCGGCCCGATAGCGTCACCCGGACGTGCCTCGCTTGAGGCCGCGGTACGGCCCGCCCCGGTTGACTACCTCTACTTTGTCAGCCGCAACGACGGCTCGCATGCCTTCGCGTCCACGCTCGACGAGCACAACCGCAACGTGCGGATGTATCAGGTCGATTTCTTCAGGGACCAGCGGACCAGAGCGACGCTGACGCGCGGCGACCCGCCATCGCGCAAGAGCCCAGCGCGAGTGCCGCCGGCCTCCCGCCGCCGTTAGCCGGGGCGAGTACTGATTGATTCGCGGCTGGAGATTCGTCCTACTTCGCCGGTGGCGTGATGATGAGGTCCGCGAGCGGCTTGCGCGTCTTCGATGCTGGCTGGTCGGTGTAGGCCCGGACGCTGCAGCGCGTTTCGATGAGCGTGAAGAAGTCCATGCGCGCTACCTCTCGGTCCACCGCAGCTTTGTGCGCAGGACCTCGTAGTAGCTGCGGGCCGACCCTCGCACCAGGCGCATCGGCCGGCGCGCACGCCGAATGTGGACGACGTCTCCGGTCTCGAGCTGCAGACCAGCCTGGCCGTCGAACGTCACGAAGGCCTCGTCTCCCGGGCGCTGCAGCACGGGCTGGACGGCCACTTCCGCACTGGCTGGGATGACAATCGGCCGGTTGGTGAGCGCATGCGGCGCGATGGGATTCAGCACCATCGCATCGACCGCCGGATGCACGATGGGGCCGCCCGCCGACAGGTTGTACGCGGTCGATCCGGTTGGACTCGAAATGATGAGGCCGTCGGCGTTGAACCTGGCGACGAAGTCGCCGCTCACGAATACCTCGAACTCGACAATCCGGGAAAGCGATCCGCCGGTGACCGCGACGTCGTTGAGCACGATCCGATCGACGTGCACCAGGCCCGCCCGCTCGACCCGCGAGCGCAGCATCATGCGGGATTCAATCGTCGCGGTGCCGTCGAGCGCGGCCTCGAGCGACGGCAGCAGTTCGGATGCCGAAATCTCGGTGAGGAATCCCAGCGTGCCGAAGTTGACGCCGCGAATCGGGATCTCGCGATCGGCTTGCGCAATCCGATCAGCCATGCCAAGCAGCGTCCCGTCTCCGCCGAACACCAGCATCAGATCGACCCGGAGTGGCAGATCGTCGCGCGACGCTCTCGGTCTGGACCTCAAGTCGGCCATCATCGAGGTCTCGTCTTCCACCACCGATTCGACGCCGCGCGCATCGAGCCACGCCGTCACTGCCGTCAATTCGACGGCGGTCTCGGTCAGTCCGGGCTTGGCGACGATCCCGACACGAGTGATGCGCGGTGGGCTCTGCGTCGTCGACGAGTGAATCGCGTTCTGCTCCGATGGCATATGTGCAGCTTCCGTGCACCAGATTCTACACCGCGCGCCCGATGCTGATGTGGTTCTACAAGACTGGGTTGTGTTCCTGGGCTGGATTCCGGCTTTCCGCCTTCGCCCCCACCGTCGTGCCAGGGCTACGGCGGGACAAGTCGCCGGAATGACGGGCTGAAATCCGCAGGTGCAGGAAGTACTCCTGGTTACCGGTCGCACCGGTGATTGCCGACGGCGTCATCCCCACTCTTGTGAAGCCGCACGCCGTGGCCGTGTCGGTGACGCGCGCGAGGACGGCCTCGTGGACGGCCGTGTCGAGCACAAGTCCGCCGCGGCCGACTTCGTCGCGGCCCGCTTCGAACTGCGGCTTGACGAGCGCCAGGATCTGCCCCCCGGGATTCATCACCGCCGGCACGGCCGGCAGGATCAGCCGGAGGGAGATAAACGAAACGTCAATGGTCACGATGTCAACCGGCGCGGGCAGCCACTCGCGCACCATCTCCCGCGCGTTGCGGTGCTCGAGGACGACGACGCGGGGATCGGTCCGAATCTTCCAGTCGAGCTGGCCGTGTCCGACGTCGAGCGCCACCACGCGGACGGCCCCGCGGCTGAGCAGGACCTCGGTGAATCCGCCGGTCGAGGCGCCGATGTCAAGCGCCTCGCACCCGTTTGGATCGATCTGAAACGTGTCGAGCGCGTGCACCAGCTTGAGGCCGCCTCGCCCGACCCACGGCATGTCGGATCCTTCGATCTCGACCACCGCATCGATGGAAACAGGGGCGCCGGCCTTTGTGACGGGGACTCCGTTCACCCGCGCGCGGCCGGCGAGGATCAGGGCGCGGGCTCGCTCGCGCGACGTCACCAGGCCGCGCTCGACGAGCAGAACATCCAGACGCGATCGCGGCTTGGCGGCCATAGTGGCTGGCAACTGTTTCGTCTTGCAACCCGGAATCGTGAAACCCGCAAGGGCACGGCATGCCGTGCCCCTACCATCAGAAACGCCTCACCGATCACATTCGCTCAAGTGGTCTCGGAGACTACGACGTCCGCGAGACGACCCACCGGGCGATCTCGGCGAGGCGGTGGCCGCGCAGATGCGCGCCAGCGAGCGCGGCGACGGCCGTATCGGCGGCCTCGCGGGCGAGACGCGTCGATTCGTCGAGGCCGAACATCGCCGGGTATGTTGGTTTGTTGGCGGCCGCGTCCTTGCCTACGGTCTTGCCGAGCTCCCCGCGATCTCCGACAACATCAAGCACATCGTCGACGATCTGGAACGCGAGACCGAGGCCCGTGGCGTACTGATCGATGGCGGCAATGTGCTCGGGTGATCCACCGGCCATGATGGCGCCCGCGACGGCCGACGCGCGGATGAGCGCGCCGGTCTTGCGTGCGTGCATGTCGCGCAGGCCGTCGGCATCCATCGCCGACCGATCAGCGGCGTGTCCCGCGGCCAGCAGATCAATCGCCTGACCGCCGACCATGCCAATTGAACCTGCCGCCTCGGCGATGCGGTTGATCGCGGCAAGCTTGCGAAGCGCGACGACCCCGTCGCCGGCATCGACCGGCAGCCTGGCGAGCAGCGCGAACGCCTCTGCGAGGAGGGCGTCTCCCGCCAGAATCGCCATGCCCTCGCCGCAGACGACGTGCAGCGTCGGCTTGCCGCGCCGCATCGTGTCGTTGTCCATGGCGGGCAGGTCGTCGTGGATGAGCGAGTACGTGTGGATCATCTCGATCGCGCATGCCGCCGGCATCGCCAGTGTCTGTGTCGCGGGTGTGTCGGGCGCAACGGCGTCGGCCGCCGCCAGCACGAGGATCGGCCGGAAGCGCTTGCCGCCGGCGAACACGCTGTAGCGCATCGCGTCGGCGATGACGGCCGGGCAGGTCGGGCTGCCGGGAAGCACCGCGCTCAGCTCGCGCTCGACGTCGCTTCGGAGCGAAACGAGGTAGTCGCGCAGCGCGACGGGAACGGTCGCAGTCACGATTATCGCCCCCTCTCGTCCCGATCCGCTCGCGCCGCCCGCGGATCGTCATCGTCGGTCACCGCGGCGAGCCCGGGTGGAGCAGGCTGCAAATCGCCGCGCTCGCCGAGGATCTCGATGCGCCGCTCCGCTTCTTCGAGTCGGCCGTGGCAGTATCGCGAGAGTCGCACGCCGCGCTCGTAGAGTTCGAGCGACTGCTCGAGCGCCAGATCGCCATCTTCGAGTTTCTTGACGATGCCTTCCAGTTCGGCGATGGCGGCTTCGAAATCCTTGATCTTGACGTCCATCCCTGCTCCCTGATCGCTGGGTCAAGAGACCCAGCCTCTATTCGGACCGCCCCGGCGATCCCAGGCACACAACCATTCCCCGACCCGCCGCCCGACCCGCCGCCCGATAACTACGTCCCCGAGTCCGGTTGGCCAGCCAGCGTGCGTCCGGTGACGACACACGCGAGCTCGCCTTTGTGGAGCGTCACCCGTACGCCGGTTCCCGTTGCAACCGAGGCCGCGTCGACGACGATGGCTCCTCGCGTGGCATCCCAGCAGACCGCATACCCGCGGCCGAGCACCGCGAGCGGACTCAGGGCGTCGAGCCGGGCCGCGAGTGCGCCGAATGCGACGTCGGCGGCGTGGTACCGGTTCGTGATGCCGGCGGCCAGCTTCGCGTCGGCCACGGCGAGGTGCTTCTGCACGCGGGCGAGCGTGCGCCTGACATCGAGCGCGTCGAGGCGATCGCGCAGCAGTTGATAGGCGCGCATTCGCCGGGCAATCGTGCCGCGGCCCGCCCGCTGCAGATCGCCAAGCAGTTCGGCGACGTGGCGGCCGCGCAACGCGAGCCGCGACCGAAAGCCTGCAAACGCCGGCCGTCCCTCGATCCGCTGCAGCACGTGACGGCTGTCCTGCGCTCGGCGGGTGATGGCAGAGGCGAGCCGATCGGCCAGCGCATCGATGTGGCCGACGAACTCGTTCTTCGCGGCCACCACCACTTCGGCGGCGGCCGAGGGTGTAGGCGCCCGCCGATCGGCCACCAGGTCCGACAGTGTCACGTCCACTTCGTGGCCGACAGCCGAGATCACCGGGACCGGGCAGGCGGCGATCGCGCGGGCGACGGGTTCCTCGTTGAACGCCCACAGGTCTTCGATCGAACCCCCTCCACGCCCGACAATCACGACGTCGACGCCCTCAACTCGCCCGACATTGCCGAGCGCGCGCGCGATATCCTCGGCCGCCCCCTCGCCCTGCACGCGCGTCGGCGCGATCACCAGGTGTGCGTTCGGGTACCGGCGGCCGAGCACCTTGATGATGTCGCGCAGGGCGGCGCCATCGATCGACGTCACGATGCCGATCTTGCGCGGCAGAGTCGGGAGGGGACGCTTGCGGGCCGCGTCGAGCAACCCTTCGGCCTGCAGCCGCCGCTTCAACTGTTCGAGTGCCAGTTGCAGGGCCCCGAGGCCCTTCGGCTCGATCCGGTCGCAGACCAGTTGATACTCGCCCTTGGCCTCGTACACCGTCAGGCGTCCGCGGGCCACGACCTGCAGGCCATCTTCGAGCTTGAACCTGACGAGCCGGGCGGCCGACTTCCACATCACGGCCTTCAGTTGCGCCGACCGATCCTTCAGCGTGAAGTACACGTGGCCCGTCGTCCACGGGCGGCAGTTCGAAATCTCGCCCTCGACGAAGACCTCGGCAAACGCCGACTCCATCAGGTTGCGGACCTCCGCGGTCACCTCCGTCACCGTGAAGACACGGGGCGGCCGTTCGATCTCGCCAGCTTCCTCCAGCGGATCGGGGTCGTCGTCTTCGTCAAACGGCAAGTCAAACAGATCGCTCATGGGTCGGAGCTACTCTTCGTCGCGGTCCCGGTCGTCGTCGCGGCCCGCGCTGATGATCTCGTCCAGTGTCCAGTCAAGCCGCTCGATCGCCTCGGCGTGGCCGCTCTGGTCATTCGCCGTGATGATCACTGCCTGGAAGCGCAGACCCTCGCTCGCCGGCTCCAGTCGCGCCGGCAGACCCGTGAGAAAACGCGAGAGCGCCGCCGCCTTCTGCACGCCGATGATCGAGTCGTGCGGACCGGTCATGCCCACGTCGGTGACGTACGCCGTGCCGCCTTCGAGTACACGGGCGTCGGCGGTCGGCACGTGCGTGTGGGTGCCGACCACGGCTGTCACCTTGCCCGCCAGGTAGCATCCCATCGCGACCTTTTCGGCCGAGGCCTCGGCGTGAACGTCGACAATCACAAACCGGCACTCCTGCCGCAATCGTTCGACTTCGGCAAGGACCGCGGGGAACGGGTTGTCGACCGGCGGCATGAACACGCGTCCCATCGCGTTGATGACGCCGACCATCA
This region includes:
- the mltG gene encoding endolytic transglycosylase MltG → MRRVIILLLLLAVGGALAVYVVPGYARLSEPFKGYPGAEQFVDVSPGTGQQAIGRLFVENGIVSDMLTWRVALWRSGEATHLKAGEYRFDREMTPDEVIHKIARGDVYMRSLTFPEGLTIRQMARLYESGGFGPASGFSAAATEVALVSGLDPAARDLEGYLFPDTYALPRRATASDLVRRMVARFETVFSPALREAAVSLGMSPREVVILASMVEKETARADERASVAAVYLNRLRAGMGLQCDPTVIYALERAGRYHGNLTHADLSFNSPYNTYRYPGLPPGPIASPGRASLEAAVRPAPVDYLYFVSRNDGSHAFASTLDEHNRNVRMYQVDFFRDQRTRATLTRGDPPSRKSPARVPPASRRR
- a CDS encoding NAD(+)/NADH kinase, whose amino-acid sequence is MPSEQNAIHSSTTQSPPRITRVGIVAKPGLTETAVELTAVTAWLDARGVESVVEDETSMMADLRSRPRASRDDLPLRVDLMLVFGGDGTLLGMADRIAQADREIPIRGVNFGTLGFLTEISASELLPSLEAALDGTATIESRMMLRSRVERAGLVHVDRIVLNDVAVTGGSLSRIVEFEVFVSGDFVARFNADGLIISSPTGSTAYNLSAGGPIVHPAVDAMVLNPIAPHALTNRPIVIPASAEVAVQPVLQRPGDEAFVTFDGQAGLQLETGDVVHIRRARRPMRLVRGSARSYYEVLRTKLRWTER
- a CDS encoding TlyA family RNA methyltransferase is translated as MPATMAAKPRSRLDVLLVERGLVTSRERARALILAGRARVNGVPVTKAGAPVSIDAVVEIEGSDMPWVGRGGLKLVHALDTFQIDPNGCEALDIGASTGGFTEVLLSRGAVRVVALDVGHGQLDWKIRTDPRVVVLEHRNAREMVREWLPAPVDIVTIDVSFISLRLILPAVPAVMNPGGQILALVKPQFEAGRDEVGRGGLVLDTAVHEAVLARVTDTATACGFTRVGMTPSAITGATGNQEYFLHLRISARHSGDLSRRSPGTTVGAKAESRNPAQEHNPVL
- a CDS encoding polyprenyl synthetase family protein, which codes for MTATVPVALRDYLVSLRSDVERELSAVLPGSPTCPAVIADAMRYSVFAGGKRFRPILVLAAADAVAPDTPATQTLAMPAACAIEMIHTYSLIHDDLPAMDNDTMRRGKPTLHVVCGEGMAILAGDALLAEAFALLARLPVDAGDGVVALRKLAAINRIAEAAGSIGMVGGQAIDLLAAGHAADRSAMDADGLRDMHARKTGALIRASAVAGAIMAGGSPEHIAAIDQYATGLGLAFQIVDDVLDVVGDRGELGKTVGKDAAANKPTYPAMFGLDESTRLAREAADTAVAALAGAHLRGHRLAEIARWVVSRTS
- the xseB gene encoding exodeoxyribonuclease VII small subunit; the encoded protein is MDVKIKDFEAAIAELEGIVKKLEDGDLALEQSLELYERGVRLSRYCHGRLEEAERRIEILGERGDLQPAPPGLAAVTDDDDPRAARADRDERGR
- the xseA gene encoding exodeoxyribonuclease VII large subunit, which gives rise to MSDLFDLPFDEDDDPDPLEEAGEIERPPRVFTVTEVTAEVRNLMESAFAEVFVEGEISNCRPWTTGHVYFTLKDRSAQLKAVMWKSAARLVRFKLEDGLQVVARGRLTVYEAKGEYQLVCDRIEPKGLGALQLALEQLKRRLQAEGLLDAARKRPLPTLPRKIGIVTSIDGAALRDIIKVLGRRYPNAHLVIAPTRVQGEGAAEDIARALGNVGRVEGVDVVIVGRGGGSIEDLWAFNEEPVARAIAACPVPVISAVGHEVDVTLSDLVADRRAPTPSAAAEVVVAAKNEFVGHIDALADRLASAITRRAQDSRHVLQRIEGRPAFAGFRSRLALRGRHVAELLGDLQRAGRGTIARRMRAYQLLRDRLDALDVRRTLARVQKHLAVADAKLAAGITNRYHAADVAFGALAARLDALSPLAVLGRGYAVCWDATRGAIVVDAASVATGTGVRVTLHKGELACVVTGRTLAGQPDSGT
- a CDS encoding TIGR00282 family metallophosphoesterase, whose translation is MKILFIGDVVGRPGRDLIRRGVPLIVDRFGIDLTIANVENAAAGAGITRDSGDALLSYGVDVMTTGNHVWDKREALAYIGAEPRLLRPLNMSAEAPGRGSFVARASNGMMVGVINAMGRVFMPPVDNPFPAVLAEVERLRQECRFVIVDVHAEASAEKVAMGCYLAGKVTAVVGTHTHVPTADARVLEGGTAYVTDVGMTGPHDSIIGVQKAAALSRFLTGLPARLEPASEGLRFQAVIITANDQSGHAEAIERLDWTLDEIISAGRDDDRDRDEE